The proteins below are encoded in one region of Telopea speciosissima isolate NSW1024214 ecotype Mountain lineage chromosome 10, Tspe_v1, whole genome shotgun sequence:
- the LOC122643483 gene encoding tubulin-specific chaperone E-like, whose amino-acid sequence MQDFTDKVRVSEESVGFKENIGYKINQRVHFVGDSRRIGTVKYVGPIEGYQGIWVGVDWDNGEGKHDGSINGVRYFQAKGEKSASFVQPQNLSANITFLKALELRYRGFIVELIIIVITTSRQFQVLEEGKIKDFTDKVRFLKESVGFEENIGYKINQRVHFVGDSRRIGTVKYLGPIEGYPRI is encoded by the exons ATGCAAGACTTCACTGATAAGGTACGCGTTTCGGAGGAATCTGTGGGTTTTAAAGAGAATATAGGGTACAAGATCAATCAAAGAGTTCATTTTGTTGGTGATTCTCGGAGAATTGGTACTGTGAAGTATGTTGGACCTATTGAAGGTTATCAAGGGATATGGGTTGGTGTTGATTGGGATAATGGAGAAGGGAAACATGATGGTTCCATTAATGGAGTTCGGTattttcaggcaaaaggtgaaAAATCAGCTTCATTTGTCCAGCCTCAGAATTTGAGTGCTAATATCACATTTTTGAAGGCACTTGAACTTCGATATCGAG GCTTTATAGTGGAGCTTATTATCATAGTCATTACGACATCTAGGCAATTCCAGGTGCTGGAGGAGGGAAAAATCAAG GACTTCACTGATAAAGTTCGCTTTTTGAAGGAATCTGTGGGTTTTGAAGAGAATATAGGGTACAAAATCAATCAAAGAGTTCATTTTGTTGGTGATTCTCGGAGAATTGGTACTGTGAAGTATCTTGGACCTATTGAAGGTTATCCGAGAATATAG